One Engystomops pustulosus chromosome 11, aEngPut4.maternal, whole genome shotgun sequence DNA window includes the following coding sequences:
- the VAX1 gene encoding ventral anterior homeobox 1, with amino-acid sequence MFEKVHSMDLREESTHGSKPRHKDGKDLRDPMPGIPSPYLKEHQSQGSYPPTTGASDPCSKSKSTDPDYCRRILVRDAKGSIREIILPKGLDLDRPKRTRTSFTAEQLYRLEMEFQRCQYVVGRERTELARQLNLSETQVKVWFQNRRTKQKKDQGKDSELRSVVSETAATCSVLRLLEQGRLLSPPGLPGLIPACATGALRAQSSSGPGGPTLPEVPSTPSHQSGLHPSPTGHSIFGMPVPSLLGTVANRLTSNPLTMAGNLQELSARYLSSSAFEPYSRSSSKEVLEKKSLD; translated from the exons ATGTTTGAGAAGGTGCACAGCATGGACCTGAGGGAGGAGAGCACCCATGGCTCAAAGCCCAGGCATAAGGATGGCAAGGACCTCAGGGACCCAATGCCGGGCATCCCCAGCCCCTATCTTAAGGAACACCAGTCACAGGGATCCTATCCCCCAACAACGGGAGCGTCCGACCCCTGCTCCAAGAGCAAGAGCACAGACCCGGACTACTGCAGAAGGATCCTGGTGCGAG ATGCCAAAGGCTCTATCCGGGAGATCATCCTGCCAAAGGGCCTGGACCTGGATCGACCCAAGCGGACCCGGACCTCGTTCACAGCAGAACAGCTTTACCGCCTGGAGATGGAGTTCCAAAGGTGCCAGTACGTGGTGGGCCGGGAGAGAACCGAACTGGCCCGACAGCTCAATCTCTCAGAGACCCAG GTGAAGGTTTGGTTCCAGAACCGTAGAACAAAACAGAAGAAGGACCAGGGGAAAGACTCTGAGTTGAGGTCGGTGGTGTCAGAGACGGCCGCCACCTGCAGTGTCCTGCGACTTCTGGAACAAGGCCGTCTCCTGTCTCCTCCCGGGTTGCCTGGACTAATCCCTGCTTGTGCCACAGGTGCTTTAAGGGCTCAAAGCAGTTCTGGTCCTGGGGGCCCAACCCTCCCGGAAGTTCCCAGCACACCTTCTCACCAATCTGGACTGCACCCCTCCCCTACTGGACACAGCATCTTCGGCATGCCAGTGCCATCCCTCCTAGGCACAGTAGCCAATCGGCTGACGTCTAACCCCCTGACAATGGCCGGAAACCTGCAGGAACTCTCTGCCCGATACCTCAGCTCCTCTGCCTTCGAGCCCTACTCCAGGAGCTCCTCCAAGGAGGTGCTAGAGAAGAAGTCACTGGACTGA